One window of the Crassaminicella thermophila genome contains the following:
- a CDS encoding DUF6765 family protein, whose translation MRIDFHFYAIYTLCRLSGMKDKFSKKIAYASQHTDDAKYDHVLEFSSGGRFQQQMSAHKFLDLGVFSKNTGYDIFIPFHFLPGIEGEDFYEKLLCRQNSKTAKEMLEDTLHTLNKPYGIHRLGISLHVYADTWSHQNFHGLLKKHNNVEDIELQNDIENDSEKITWFRAKFIPPIGHGQAYIYPDEPYLIWKYRANNMKEKLMVNNQIRTIDAIYHIYNFLVNDVKKIKPEIYNEDAKKWEDIKDNLRQVVLAKRQIESRIKLWQEKLKTGFFGFEAQIQYDDREWFKEAVKVINKDRNIFDKKENFHKSDWKYFHDALTLHKFYIKHELLPKYGIIT comes from the coding sequence ATGAGAATCGATTTTCATTTTTATGCTATTTATACACTTTGTAGGTTATCGGGGATGAAGGATAAATTTAGTAAAAAGATTGCATATGCATCACAGCATACGGATGATGCAAAGTATGATCATGTACTTGAATTTAGTAGTGGAGGAAGATTTCAGCAGCAGATGTCTGCTCATAAATTTCTTGACCTAGGTGTTTTTAGTAAAAATACTGGATATGATATATTTATACCATTTCATTTTTTACCTGGAATAGAAGGAGAAGATTTTTACGAAAAATTATTGTGTAGGCAAAATAGTAAAACAGCTAAAGAGATGTTAGAAGATACTCTTCATACATTAAATAAACCATATGGAATTCATAGACTTGGAATATCATTGCATGTATATGCAGATACATGGTCTCATCAAAATTTTCATGGACTATTAAAAAAGCATAATAATGTAGAAGATATAGAACTTCAAAATGATATAGAGAACGATTCAGAAAAAATCACATGGTTTCGAGCTAAATTTATTCCACCTATTGGGCATGGGCAAGCATATATTTATCCTGATGAGCCATATTTGATTTGGAAATATAGAGCAAATAATATGAAAGAAAAGCTAATGGTAAATAACCAAATAAGAACGATTGATGCTATTTATCATATATATAATTTTTTGGTAAATGACGTGAAAAAAATAAAACCTGAAATTTATAATGAAGATGCAAAAAAATGGGAGGACATTAAGGATAATTTGAGACAGGTTGTTTTAGCAAAGAGGCAAATAGAATCGAGAATAAAACTTTGGCAAGAAAAATTGAAAACGGGTTTCTTCGGATTTGAAGCACAAATTCAATACGATGATAGAGAATGGTTTAAGGAAGCAGTGAAAGTTATTAATAAGGATCGTAATATATTTGATAAAAAAGAAAACTTTCATAAATCTGATTGGAAGTATTTTCATGATGCATTGACACTGCACAAATTTTATATAAAGCATGAATTATTACCTAAATACGGGATAATCACATAG
- a CDS encoding sodium ion-translocating decarboxylase subunit beta has translation MNHKTKIRIYKFGMIFSGLMTVLLITFNLIIEYIIKLMAGIELNINSSSSVGIIGGADGPTAVYLATSGSAIFRYIFATVFFISTIICIVKWRKLRLK, from the coding sequence ATGAATCATAAGACAAAAATAAGGATATATAAATTTGGAATGATTTTTAGTGGTTTAATGACTGTACTACTTATTACATTTAATTTAATTATTGAATATATAATCAAATTAATGGCAGGAATTGAGCTAAATATAAATAGTTCATCTTCAGTTGGAATTATTGGTGGAGCAGATGGGCCTACTGCTGTTTATCTAGCAACAAGCGGATCTGCGATTTTTAGGTATATATTTGCAACTGTCTTTTTTATTAGTACTATTATTTGTATTGTTAAGTGGAGAAAGTTGAGATTAAAATAA
- a CDS encoding cell wall metabolism sensor histidine kinase WalK: MNFENNFNRNQWIDFVRNLKLTQYHKLNTSTFGLAGILIFIAVTSNKLVINFPKYQSKIIILTLFYATIYHFLDLVVFKAFNFIFRRNTIMDIAKNKFTDLDKQCYLFGYLTEILFAGLALIANIIIFYNSSTYDINSFPYKYFSIIYFICFLTRLRILYNNYFKKNIALINNQVKKRIKIIFYIVYVPFFLYFPYPLYVSLSQVFIHNNLLYANYELFLYAIYILLILGSLQLIALHMSNRIKYSWLENFEKDIFINNLTSEQIKYRLKNEFLNSINIEWFYYNTKNN; encoded by the coding sequence ATGAATTTCGAAAACAATTTTAACCGTAATCAGTGGATTGATTTTGTAAGAAACTTAAAACTTACACAGTATCATAAATTAAATACTTCAACCTTTGGATTAGCGGGTATATTAATCTTTATAGCAGTAACTTCAAACAAATTAGTAATTAATTTTCCAAAATATCAATCAAAAATAATAATTCTTACTTTATTTTATGCTACAATATACCATTTTTTGGATTTAGTAGTTTTTAAGGCTTTTAATTTTATTTTTCGTAGAAATACTATAATGGATATAGCAAAAAATAAGTTTACAGATCTAGATAAGCAATGTTACTTATTTGGTTATTTAACGGAAATATTATTTGCAGGATTAGCTCTAATTGCCAATATAATAATTTTTTATAATTCATCAACATATGACATTAACTCTTTCCCATACAAATATTTTTCAATTATTTATTTTATTTGTTTTTTAACTCGCTTAAGAATTTTGTATAATAATTACTTTAAAAAAAATATTGCTTTAATCAATAATCAGGTAAAAAAACGTATTAAAATTATTTTTTATATAGTATATGTTCCCTTTTTTCTTTATTTTCCTTATCCATTATATGTTTCACTTTCTCAAGTTTTTATACATAATAACCTATTATACGCAAACTATGAACTTTTTTTGTACGCAATATATATATTGCTTATATTAGGCTCTTTACAACTAATAGCACTACACATGTCAAATAGAATAAAATATTCATGGCTTGAAAATTTCGAAAAAGATATATTTATAAATAATTTAACTTCTGAACAAATAAAATATAGATTGAAAAATGAATTCTTAAATTCTATAAACATTGAATGGTTCTATTATAATACAAAAAATAATTGA
- a CDS encoding metallophosphoesterase family protein translates to MKILVMSDTHGMIDLDKEILEKIDQMDLLIHLGDHYKDALYLGKLKNIKVRAVKGNCDRENVEEEIILELGKHKIFLTHGHQYGVKLNLTRLYYKALELGCNVALFGHTHMPVNMKYDDILIMNPGSLSKPRGGAKASYGIIEIEEENIKSEIIEI, encoded by the coding sequence TTGAAGATTTTGGTTATGAGTGATACCCATGGAATGATAGATTTAGATAAAGAGATTTTAGAAAAAATTGATCAAATGGATTTGTTGATTCATTTAGGGGATCATTATAAAGATGCTTTGTATTTAGGTAAGCTTAAGAATATAAAAGTGAGAGCTGTAAAAGGAAATTGTGATAGAGAAAATGTTGAAGAGGAAATAATATTAGAATTAGGCAAGCATAAGATTTTTTTGACACATGGGCATCAATATGGCGTTAAACTGAATTTAACAAGACTTTATTATAAGGCATTAGAATTAGGCTGCAATGTTGCATTGTTTGGGCATACGCATATGCCTGTAAATATGAAGTATGATGATATACTGATAATGAATCCAGGAAGTCTTAGCAAACCTCGGGGAGGAGCTAAGGCTTCTTATGGGATAATTGAGATTGAAGAAGAAAATATAAAAAGTGAAATTATTGAAATATAA